atatccaaataatattagaaaaatgttgtttttttttggccatgaaatattgcaaaatttgttttttcacGTCCGGTTTTAGATTTAGATAATAACAATATCACCATCCATATTCTTTTTTGATATTATGTTTACAGTAGTAAACAAGAGGCAATTTCCTGACAAATCATAACACAATGTATGGGATCACCAGGCAACAGCAACTAAAAGGTCAAGTCAATATGTTAttggcaaaaaataaataacattgaaatCAACATAATACAAAAATTCATGATGCTGTAATTACTactgtaaattaataaatgtttacaaattgtCCTTATGTAAAAGAGGAAAGTTTGAAAAGTAATTGGTACATTATGCATTGGAAatcttaatttgatttttacGCACAGAAAAactaagaaaaaatattctcaCGTTTAAATGATCGTGACTGATTTGGTTTTTTCGGTGACAATTATTGTTTGACTTCCCTTGAGCGGTTTGGCTAATGCTTCAACTTCCACTCGAAGTTTACACTGTTTGCTATAAAAGTACATCCTTTTAAGTAGATTCAAAACATGCCATCAAAGCCATCATAATAACATCCTGATGGAGAAGACGGTTatactattatcattattatccaTTCCAACCACCATAAGTTAGTTTAACGATGAAGAAGAACACCGGAGAATGTGTTCAACCAATCCTGGGATTCTTGATAGAATGTACCGCCATTATCTCCCGTCTGAATCCACACCTTGCTTGCAACTTGCAATATCGCAATTGCATCAAACGACGTACAATGATGGGTAATGCTCCCATGTACGTACCCACTGGTATGAACAATGTCGTCCACAAATAAACTGTAGTGAACAGCTCTGTTATGGGCAGTACAGAGATGTGACGTGAACAAGTACGTGCCGTTGAGGGGACACGTGAACACGCCTGATTTGACGTCATATCCGTTCCCATGGTTGAACACGGCCTCTGTGAATACGAGGGGTTTGAAAGCTGTTAAACTTAGATCCTTTAGGGCCTTTGCTTCAAATGCTATCGTTGGTGTTCTAACTTTCtctgaaaaatatacaaaatgcatactaacaaagaaatatcaacataaaacgTGATTATTTGATAGGGATATTGTGCTTTGTGAACCAAATAGTTGCGCTTTATTCCCATAGCgtcatgtttttaatattaaaataatgaggATATTATAACCACTGTGAAGTTGATTTAAGCATCACATATATCCTATATAACATATCATGCATCGTTAAATTCCAAAAAGCGcactttttgtaaaataaattactgaacttatgataaaaaataatatacctTCTAACGTATGCAAATATCCGATTGCTTCAGATACATTTTGAGTCAATGTCGAACTCAGCAGTTTAGAATCCTGAGCGAAGTCATCGATCGCGTTCTTTAGGTTGTCCTCAAGTAATATCATCCTATTAGAGAAATTCACAACTGCAGCATCAGCACCTTCAAGAGCATTTCTGATTCTGTCTAGCATttggttttcttttttaattgcgtccgttttaaatatttcaacagtttGTGACATTTTTTCCAAAGCGTCATTTactcgttgttgttgttgttccatCGCTATTTCCATCCGGATCATTTTTGACAACAACTGCTCTTCGTAGTGAAAGGAAGAACACTGAggctcctttgaacttactctCTTGCTCATTAGCAGGATCAAGAAAATCAACCGCAAGACATTATCCTGGGACCACATCGCGCAACGTTTGTTCGTGAAATGCACACAAATTATGGAGGTATTGAACTTATTTACTCTTGTCATTCGGCGCGCATGCGcagaaataatatgtttgcaCAAGTTGCTTTGCTGCTTTACGTCAGGTAATTTTATATCTTTAACCGACACGCCTTGAATTCCAAGccaaattatattgataaacgTTTATATGAGTAATTGTCGGATGGAGCACGCTATGAAATACTCTGATATAGTCTTATTTACATgaatattaatgcatttaagattaaacattgaatatatgaaataatgatGCGTCGCATTATTACCCCGCTAGTTAGAGTATTTTTACATGTGTCAAATATTTATCCGACACTTGGTGCATTGAAAACTTCTTTATTCT
This genomic stretch from Mya arenaria isolate MELC-2E11 chromosome 10, ASM2691426v1 harbors:
- the LOC128206428 gene encoding uncharacterized protein LOC128206428, encoding MWSQDNVLRLIFLILLMSKRVSSKEPQCSSFHYEEQLLSKMIRMEIAMEQQQQRVNDALEKMSQTVEIFKTDAIKKENQMLDRIRNALEGADAAVVNFSNRMILLEDNLKNAIDDFAQDSKLLSSTLTQNVSEAIGYLHTLEEKVRTPTIAFEAKALKDLSLTAFKPLVFTEAVFNHGNGYDVKSGVFTCPLNGTYLFTSHLCTAHNRAVHYSLFVDDIVHTSGYVHGSITHHCTSFDAIAILQVASKVWIQTGDNGGTFYQESQDWLNTFSGVLLHR